One region of Azoarcus sp. CIB genomic DNA includes:
- a CDS encoding GNAT family protein, with protein MKPRTAETKVSASEVDLVAVAGTSGKGKGLGGEKWRIDVGGVRAGEVYINVIDEPPIGRHASLQIYLNIKSQGRGIGRVGYMKACQLSAHDTIYAHMRRSNVASRRAAEAAGFVDATPTGFTQLILRWVRPRTDLPT; from the coding sequence ATGAAGCCGCGGACAGCCGAGACGAAGGTCTCCGCCAGCGAAGTGGATCTGGTCGCGGTCGCCGGAACGTCTGGAAAAGGCAAAGGCCTGGGCGGCGAGAAGTGGCGCATTGATGTCGGTGGTGTCCGGGCAGGCGAGGTCTACATAAACGTCATCGATGAGCCGCCGATCGGCCGTCATGCGTCACTGCAGATCTACCTGAACATCAAGAGCCAGGGACGTGGCATAGGCCGCGTTGGCTACATGAAGGCCTGTCAGCTGAGCGCCCACGACACCATATACGCCCATATGCGTCGGTCAAACGTCGCTTCGCGGCGCGCTGCGGAGGCGGCTGGATTCGTGGATGCCACCCCCACAGGATTCACGCAGCTCATCCTTCGCTGGGTAAGACCGCGGACGGACCTCCCCACCTGA
- a CDS encoding Rrf2 family transcriptional regulator, translating into MAHLTASVEYAIHCLLWLIDAGSKPLSSRDLAELQGISPSFVAKLFPKLEKAGIVTASEGVRGGYVLARPPEEITFLQVIDAIEGFKPLFECQEIRDRIALFGDTPPAWATDGLCAIHVVMIKAEKAMRAQLAAHSLADVAFAVTQKAPTGFKIKVLEWMDERVGGRRPGRPAKKRTASS; encoded by the coding sequence ATGGCACATCTCACCGCGAGTGTCGAATACGCAATTCATTGCCTGTTATGGCTCATCGATGCAGGCAGCAAACCGCTGAGCAGTCGGGATCTGGCGGAATTGCAAGGCATCTCCCCCAGTTTCGTGGCCAAGCTGTTCCCCAAGCTGGAGAAGGCCGGCATCGTGACGGCCAGCGAGGGCGTGCGGGGAGGATATGTGCTGGCCCGTCCGCCCGAAGAAATCACCTTCCTGCAAGTGATTGACGCGATCGAAGGGTTCAAGCCTCTGTTCGAATGCCAGGAGATACGCGATCGGATTGCCCTGTTTGGCGATACACCACCCGCCTGGGCTACCGATGGTCTGTGCGCCATTCACGTAGTCATGATCAAGGCGGAAAAGGCGATGCGTGCGCAGTTGGCGGCGCATTCGCTTGCCGATGTCGCCTTTGCTGTAACGCAAAAGGCTCCTACCGGTTTCAAGATCAAAGTTCTGGAATGGATGGACGAGCGCGTAGGAGGCCGCCGCCCCGGTCGCCCTGCCAAAAAGCGCACAGCTTCATCCTGA
- the ilvD gene encoding dihydroxy-acid dehydratase, with protein MRTYSSQVVDGIEAAPARAMLRAVGFTDEDFKKPQIGIASTWANVTPCNMHIDKLAQEAEKGANAAGGKAVIFNTITVSDGIANGTEGMKYSLVSREVIADSIEAVAGCEGFDGLIAVGGCDKNMPGCLIGMARLNRPSIFVYGGTIRPGAGHTDIISVFEAVGRHAAGELSLLQVKQIEDTAIPGPGSCGGMYTANTMASAIEALGMSLPGSSAQDAISTDKASDCFRAGQQVLELLARDIKPRDIMTRKAFENAIRVIIALGGSTNGVLHLLAMAHAVEVKLTLDDFTELGKTTPVLADLRPSGKYMMSELVAIGGIQPLMKRMLDAGLLHGDVLTVTGKTLAENLANVADYPAGQNIIRPFDNPIKKDSHLVILHGNLSPTGAVAKITGKEGLRFAGRARVYQGEEAALAGILNGEVVAGDVIVIRYEGPKGGPGMREMLSPTSAVMGKGLGKDVALITDGRFSGGSHGFVVGHITPEAFDGGPIALVENGDAITIDAETREISLGVSDAALAERRVRWTQPKPLYTRGVLAKYAKLVSSASEGAVTDK; from the coding sequence ATGCGCACGTATTCCTCCCAGGTGGTGGATGGCATCGAGGCCGCCCCCGCTCGTGCCATGCTACGTGCCGTGGGCTTCACCGACGAGGATTTCAAGAAGCCGCAGATTGGCATCGCCTCGACCTGGGCCAATGTCACGCCCTGCAACATGCACATCGACAAACTCGCGCAAGAGGCCGAGAAGGGTGCTAACGCGGCGGGCGGCAAGGCCGTTATCTTCAACACCATCACCGTCTCCGACGGCATCGCCAATGGCACCGAGGGCATGAAGTATTCGCTGGTGTCGCGTGAAGTTATCGCCGACTCCATCGAAGCCGTGGCCGGCTGCGAAGGCTTCGACGGCCTCATCGCCGTGGGTGGTTGCGACAAGAACATGCCCGGTTGCCTCATCGGCATGGCACGCCTGAACCGCCCCTCGATCTTCGTCTACGGGGGCACCATCAGGCCCGGCGCCGGCCACACCGACATCATCTCGGTGTTCGAGGCCGTCGGCCGGCACGCCGCAGGCGAACTCAGCCTGCTCCAGGTCAAGCAGATAGAGGACACCGCCATCCCGGGCCCGGGCTCCTGCGGCGGCATGTATACCGCCAACACCATGGCCTCGGCCATCGAAGCCCTGGGCATGTCGCTGCCGGGTTCCTCGGCGCAGGACGCGATCTCGACCGACAAGGCCTCGGACTGCTTCCGTGCCGGTCAGCAGGTGCTGGAACTGCTGGCACGCGACATCAAGCCGCGTGACATCATGACCCGCAAGGCCTTCGAGAATGCGATCCGCGTGATCATCGCGCTCGGCGGTTCCACCAACGGCGTGCTGCATTTGCTGGCCATGGCTCACGCCGTGGAGGTGAAGCTGACGCTGGATGACTTCACCGAGCTCGGCAAGACCACGCCGGTGCTCGCCGACCTGCGTCCGAGCGGCAAGTACATGATGTCCGAACTGGTCGCCATCGGCGGCATCCAGCCGCTGATGAAGCGCATGCTCGATGCTGGCCTGCTGCACGGGGACGTGCTTACCGTCACCGGCAAAACACTAGCGGAGAATCTCGCCAATGTCGCCGACTATCCGGCCGGCCAGAACATCATTCGTCCCTTCGACAACCCGATCAAGAAGGACTCGCATCTGGTCATCTTGCACGGCAACCTGTCGCCAACCGGCGCGGTCGCCAAGATCACCGGCAAGGAAGGACTGCGCTTCGCGGGCCGCGCGCGCGTCTACCAGGGCGAGGAAGCGGCGCTGGCTGGCATCCTCAACGGCGAGGTGGTCGCCGGCGATGTCATCGTGATCCGCTACGAGGGTCCGAAGGGCGGTCCGGGCATGCGCGAAATGCTGTCGCCGACCTCGGCTGTTATGGGAAAGGGCCTCGGCAAGGATGTCGCGCTCATCACCGATGGCCGCTTCTCCGGCGGCTCGCACGGCTTCGTGGTGGGTCACATCACGCCGGAAGCCTTCGATGGCGGCCCGATTGCACTGGTCGAGAACGGCGATGCCATTACCATCGATGCGGAAACCCGCGAAATCAGCCTTGGCGTGTCGGATGCGGCGCTTGCCGAGCGCCGGGTGCGCTGGACGCAACCGAAACCGCTCTACACGCGAGGCGTGCTGGCCAAGTACGCAAAGCTGGTCTCCAGCGCCTCGGAAGGCGCGGTCACCGACAAGTAA
- a CDS encoding glycosyltransferase, whose protein sequence is METFTVIPCLNEEDCIAATCASLGFGHGLEPLGRLVLVDNGSSDGTVKVMSAIQRASPPGHVLITHEHRRGYVAARRAGMAAVLAVAHREQVSEEDVLVLQADADTIYLPGYAKTMVDANFGGRGRLLEASAVTSREFNLEFPAFGQLCREVDTDMERWFAPAERQVVVDDKVCAFLLADYRAWGEHKDEHDDQGELVLAETTRLFMRAKSRGKVWRDRVESAQALPSRRRLRTHAPGYFACSGFPRQTRWVEAWGAPSEAERFLRSPHTWTTLCRLVRSRQRHQLALFGLLPAIYHAEVSVRVELAALAEVIRRTSAGMSPGRLLGLMLKLAGEEEGPLAELLRKG, encoded by the coding sequence ATGGAGACATTCACCGTTATTCCTTGCCTGAACGAAGAGGACTGCATCGCGGCGACATGCGCGTCGCTGGGATTTGGACATGGGCTGGAGCCACTCGGACGACTGGTTCTCGTGGACAACGGCTCAAGCGACGGAACGGTTAAGGTGATGTCTGCGATCCAGCGAGCATCCCCGCCTGGGCATGTCTTGATCACTCACGAGCACAGGCGCGGCTATGTCGCTGCCAGACGGGCAGGCATGGCCGCCGTCCTTGCCGTCGCTCACCGTGAGCAGGTGTCCGAAGAAGATGTGCTGGTCCTCCAAGCCGACGCCGACACGATCTATTTGCCTGGCTACGCCAAAACTATGGTCGACGCTAACTTTGGCGGTCGCGGGCGGCTTCTGGAAGCGAGTGCCGTCACCAGCCGCGAGTTCAACCTCGAGTTTCCTGCATTCGGTCAGCTCTGCCGGGAAGTCGATACTGACATGGAGCGTTGGTTCGCCCCAGCAGAGAGACAAGTCGTGGTGGACGACAAGGTTTGCGCATTCTTGCTCGCTGATTACCGTGCGTGGGGCGAGCACAAGGATGAGCACGATGACCAAGGCGAACTGGTCTTAGCCGAGACGACACGGCTATTCATGCGTGCCAAGAGCAGAGGAAAGGTTTGGCGTGACAGGGTGGAGAGTGCCCAGGCCCTCCCATCGCGTCGGCGGCTTAGGACGCACGCTCCCGGCTATTTCGCCTGCTCAGGCTTTCCCCGGCAGACCAGATGGGTGGAGGCCTGGGGGGCACCAAGTGAAGCAGAACGCTTCTTGCGTTCCCCACATACCTGGACAACGTTGTGCCGTCTTGTGCGATCGCGACAAAGGCACCAGCTGGCTCTATTTGGTCTACTGCCTGCCATCTACCACGCTGAAGTCAGCGTGCGGGTTGAGCTCGCTGCGCTGGCAGAAGTGATTCGCAGGACGTCAGCCGGCATGTCGCCAGGCCGTTTGCTGGGGTTGATGCTGAAGCTGGCCGGCGAAGAAGAGGGGCCACTCGCCGAACTCCTGCGCAAGGGTTGA
- a CDS encoding IS1182 family transposase, with amino-acid sequence MKRFVEGQSRTQEALLPERLDDFVSEINPVRVIDVFVDELDLRKLGFAGVDPAATGRPAYHPAALLKLYIYGYLNRIQSSRRLEREAQRNLELMWLVERLTPDFKTIANFRKDNPKGIRGVCRQFVVLCRELGLFAEAAVAIDGSKFKAVNNRDQNFTSAKLQRRMEGIESSIERYLVEMDTADRQEPAVAQAKKERLQDKITTLKARMKELEAIGVQLENTPDKQISLTDPDARSMKTRGTGIVGYNVQTAVETKNHLIVAHEVINDGLDRDQLSKMGKQARKAMRVDYLTAIADRGYYKSEEILACHKAGIVPLVPKSATSNAKADGRFDKSDFVYDRENDEYVCPAGERLIWRFTRVEAGLTMHRYWSSHCPRCSIKDRCTPSDYRRVGRWAHEEELEVMQARLDQAPDSMRIRRRTVEHPFGTLKAWMGATHFLTKGLERVRTEMSLHVLAYNLKRVMKLIGNEALMAAMKA; translated from the coding sequence ATGAAGCGCTTCGTCGAAGGTCAGAGCCGCACACAGGAGGCGCTGCTGCCCGAGAGGCTGGATGACTTCGTCTCCGAGATCAATCCGGTTCGGGTCATCGATGTCTTCGTCGATGAACTCGATCTGCGCAAGCTGGGCTTCGCCGGCGTCGATCCGGCGGCGACCGGACGACCCGCCTATCACCCGGCGGCGCTGCTCAAGCTCTACATCTACGGCTACCTGAACCGGATCCAGTCGAGCCGACGCCTGGAGCGCGAGGCGCAGCGCAACCTGGAGTTGATGTGGCTCGTCGAGCGTCTGACGCCCGATTTCAAGACCATTGCAAACTTTCGCAAGGACAATCCGAAGGGGATTCGCGGTGTCTGCCGCCAATTCGTCGTGCTGTGCCGGGAACTGGGACTCTTTGCCGAAGCGGCGGTCGCAATCGACGGCAGTAAGTTCAAAGCAGTCAACAACCGCGATCAGAACTTCACCAGCGCCAAGCTGCAACGGCGCATGGAGGGGATCGAATCCAGCATCGAGCGTTACCTCGTCGAGATGGATACCGCCGACCGGCAAGAGCCGGCGGTGGCCCAAGCGAAGAAGGAGCGGCTGCAGGACAAGATCACGACCCTGAAGGCGCGGATGAAGGAACTCGAGGCGATCGGTGTCCAGCTCGAGAACACGCCCGACAAGCAAATCTCCCTCACGGATCCCGACGCCCGATCCATGAAGACGCGGGGCACGGGCATCGTGGGTTACAACGTGCAGACGGCCGTCGAAACGAAGAACCATCTGATCGTTGCCCATGAGGTGATCAACGACGGTCTGGATCGCGACCAGCTGAGCAAGATGGGCAAGCAGGCGCGCAAGGCCATGCGAGTGGACTATCTCACCGCGATTGCCGATCGGGGCTATTACAAGAGTGAGGAAATCCTCGCCTGCCACAAGGCCGGCATCGTGCCCCTGGTTCCGAAAAGCGCGACCTCCAACGCGAAAGCCGACGGACGTTTCGACAAATCGGACTTCGTGTATGACCGTGAGAACGACGAATACGTTTGCCCGGCCGGCGAGCGCCTGATCTGGCGCTTCACCCGCGTTGAGGCCGGGCTGACGATGCATCGCTACTGGAGCTCACACTGTCCGCGGTGCTCCATCAAGGACCGATGCACGCCAAGTGACTACCGGCGGGTCGGCCGCTGGGCGCACGAAGAAGAGTTGGAAGTCATGCAGGCTCGGCTCGATCAGGCGCCCGACAGCATGCGGATCCGGCGTCGGACGGTGGAGCATCCCTTCGGCACCCTCAAGGCGTGGATGGGGGCGACGCACTTCCTGACCAAGGGCCTCGAACGCGTCAGAACGGAGATGAGTCTGCACGTCCTCGCATATAACCTGAAACGAGTGATGAAGTTGATAGGAAATGAGGCATTGATGGCGGCGATGAAGGCCTGA
- a CDS encoding FAD-dependent oxidoreductase produces MKKKIVVAGAGFAGMWAALSAARAVALSGRDEAVEVTVISPTPTLVIRPRLYEATIAGMDPDLIPLFNATGVIYVKGSVTSIDADAHRLEIVDEHGVQSTLTYDKFVLATGSCLSRPSVSGLSEHAFDVDQIEGAKKLEAHLASLASRPDSNARNTVVVAGGGFTGIEAAAEMPSRLRDILGDDAPIRVVIIERAPDIGPDLGPVPRPVIQEALAECGVEMITGTSVVSITPDSVTTATGMSIDTNTVLWTAGARAHPLVRQIPGTYDHLGRLYGDAYLRAPDAPDILVTGDAVNAATDDQGNVASMSCQHAMSLGRVAGHNAAAALLDLPLHPYSQPKYVTCLDIGSWGALYTEGWDRQVRLTRAEGKHLKQEITTKWIYPPAANRDAVFSVANPDFVIVP; encoded by the coding sequence ATGAAGAAGAAAATTGTCGTCGCAGGCGCCGGCTTTGCGGGAATGTGGGCAGCCCTGTCCGCGGCACGAGCCGTCGCGCTGTCCGGCCGGGATGAGGCTGTCGAGGTGACGGTAATCTCACCCACCCCGACGCTCGTTATCCGTCCTCGTCTATACGAGGCGACGATCGCGGGCATGGACCCCGACCTGATCCCCCTTTTCAACGCTACCGGGGTCATTTATGTCAAAGGAAGCGTTACGTCCATTGATGCTGATGCTCATCGACTCGAAATCGTCGATGAACATGGGGTGCAATCGACTCTGACCTATGACAAATTCGTCCTGGCGACCGGTAGCTGCCTGTCCCGCCCCTCCGTGTCGGGTCTGTCTGAGCATGCATTCGATGTTGATCAGATTGAAGGCGCCAAAAAACTCGAAGCGCATCTCGCCTCTCTTGCCAGCCGGCCGGACAGCAACGCTCGCAATACGGTAGTCGTTGCCGGGGGAGGCTTTACCGGTATCGAAGCCGCTGCCGAAATGCCGTCTCGACTTCGCGACATCCTCGGAGACGACGCGCCAATCCGGGTCGTTATTATTGAAAGGGCACCTGACATCGGACCCGACTTGGGCCCCGTGCCACGTCCTGTCATTCAGGAAGCACTTGCCGAGTGCGGAGTCGAAATGATCACCGGGACTTCGGTCGTCTCGATCACTCCCGACAGCGTAACCACGGCGACTGGGATGAGCATCGACACCAATACGGTGCTTTGGACTGCCGGCGCACGCGCCCATCCATTAGTGCGTCAGATTCCAGGAACCTACGATCATCTCGGGCGCCTCTACGGTGACGCGTATCTACGTGCGCCCGACGCGCCGGATATTCTCGTGACGGGAGACGCCGTGAATGCAGCCACAGATGACCAGGGCAACGTGGCCTCCATGTCGTGCCAGCACGCAATGAGTCTCGGTCGGGTCGCCGGTCATAACGCGGCCGCCGCGTTGCTGGATCTACCGTTACATCCCTACAGTCAACCGAAGTATGTGACCTGCCTGGATATCGGTTCCTGGGGAGCGCTCTACACGGAAGGATGGGATCGGCAAGTACGGCTCACCCGCGCGGAGGGTAAGCACCTTAAACAAGAAATCACGACAAAGTGGATTTATCCGCCCGCTGCGAATCGGGACGCCGTTTTTTCCGTTGCAAATCCGGATTTCGTTATCGTGCCTTAA